The following DNA comes from Shinella zoogloeoides.
CGAAAGGGCGGCGGCGAGAAACAGGGTCGCGGCGATGCAGCTTATCAGATTGCCGAGGATCATCAGGCGCGCGGTCGGCATGCGTGAGACGGCGCGGCTTGCAGCAAGGCTTCCGAACCATATGCCGGCGACATTGATCGCCAGATAGACGCCGACCTCGTAGGTCGGCCGGTGAAGCTGGTTGACGAAGATGAAGGGCGCCGCGCCGATATAGGCATAAAGCGCGGTAGTGGCGCAGCCTCCGCCGATCGTATAGCCGAGAAAGGCCCGCGAACGCAGCAGCGCCAGATAATTGCGCATGACCTGCCGCACGTCCTTTCCGCCGGCCGTCGGGCGATCGCGAAGCAGCGCGTGGATGAGCGCGAGATTGGCAAGGCCCAGCAAGGTGAGCGCGACGAAGATCGATCGCCAGCCCGTCGTCTCGGCAAGCGCGCTTCCGATCAGCGGCGAAAGCCCGGGGCCGGCCATCGTCATCAGGTTCATCAGCGAGAGTTTGCGGGCGGCCTCGGCACCGGACGCACCGTCACGCACGAGCGCCCGGCCGAGCACGAGGCCCGAACAGCCGCCGAGCGCCTGGAACAGGCGCGCGACGATCAGCACCTCGACGGTCGGCGCAAAGAAGGCCGCAAGGCTCGCCGCCGTATAGATCAGCATGCCGGCGATCAGCACCGGCCGGCGGCCATAGCGGTCTGACACCGGCCCATAGACAAGCTGCCCGACGGCAAGGCCGGCAATATAGGTGCTGAGCGTCAACTGCGTGGCATGGGTCGTCGCGTCCAGGGACCTGGCCGCCAATGGAAGCGCCGGCACGAAGATATGCATGGCAAGCGTGCCGCTGAGCGTGATCAGCGCCAGCAGCCATAAAGGCGTGCGGACAGGCGCGGCAGGCGTCACGGCCTCCGACCGGCCGGACAGGATCGTCATGATTTTCTATCGCTTTCGTTCATGGTCAGCAGCTGTCCGCAGACCTGTTCGAGAACATGGCGGGAGATCGCCAGATCGGTCTGCGTGATACCGGCAAGGACTTCGTCCTCGATGCCTTGCGACACGCTTTCCACCTGCCGCACCAGCGCCCTGCCCGCCGCGGTGATGGCGATCGCCTTGGCCCGCCGGTCCTCCTCGTCGGGATGCTGCTCGATCAGGCCGGCCGCATCCAGATTGGCGAGGATGCGGACGACCGAGGACGTATCGAGCGTCAGCACAGCGGCCAGATCCTTCTGTCGCATGGGTCTGCCTGCCTGCGCCAGCCGCAACAGCGGCAGCCATGTCGCCTCCGAAAGGCCGAACGCCTGAAGCCGCGCATCGACAGCCTTGCGCCATTGGCGCGAGACCAGGCTGATGAGCGTACCGAGGCGGCGGCTGGAAAGAGGAAGCATCGGGTTCGATGGCATCGCGTCGGCCTATTTAGTTTGCATGCAAACTAAATAGATGACATGCAAACCAATTGCAAGACCCCGCGTGTCGTGAGGATGGATGCCTGCCCAGGTCCATTTCAGTTCGGCGCGAAGCATCGCCGCCTATCCTTGCCTCGGCTCGGCACGCGGTTTCGATGAAGATGCAGAGACCAATCTGCTTTTGCGCAGTCCATTGCGATTTGAGGGCAAGGATCGAGGTTCAGCGTGGCTGCAGAGATGGGGTCGCTCATCAGCACGAAACAAGGAGTGACAGTCGTCACCATTGCCAAGCCGAAGACGACCGCGCCCGACCAGACATTCCTACCCTTCGACCTCTATTTTTCGGAGAACATCCGAGGCCGCTGCGTAGCGCCCGAGCGCGGTGCATCCAGCATCCTTTCCGGCCCGCAAAGCTCACCTGTTCGATGCTCGTCCGTTTGATCGCGGCCGCAGGAGAAGCGTAAAGAGCGGGGCACCGATGAGGGCGGTGATGAGGCCGGCGGGGAGTTCGTTGGGGGCGATCAGGCTGCGTCCGACGATGTCGGCCATCGCCAGCAGGAGCGCGCCGAGGATCATCGCGACGGGCAGGAGGCGAGCGTGTCTTGGGCCGGTGAGCAGGCGGGCGGCGTGCGGGGCGAGCAGGCCAATGAAGCCGACGGCGCCCATGGACGAGACGGCGACGGAAACGCACAGGCCCGCGCAGGCGATCGTCACGATGCGCATTCCTTTCGAGGCGAGGCCGAGGGCGCGAGCCGTTTCGTCGCCGAGGGCGAGCGTGTCGAGATGGCGCGCGGCCGCGACGGCGGCGAAAAGCAGGAGGGCAAGCCAGGGCATCAGCATGAGGGCATCCTCGTAGCCGCGGCCATGAGTGGAACCGGCAAGCCACGACAGCGCTTCGGCCGTCTGCAGCCGCGCCTCGACCACGACGAGGGTTCCGGCCGCGCCGAGGCTCGCCGCCGTCGCCACCCCGGCAAGCACCAGCTTTTCGGGCGAGCGGCGCAGGCCGAAGGGCAGGACCAGGAGAAGCGCGGCGAAGGCGCCGCCGGCCGTCACCATCTGGAAAGGCAGCGAGCCGGGCGCAAGCCCCGCAAGCAGAGCCAGCAGGCTGAAGAGCGCCGCGCCCTGCGTCAGGCCGAGCGTTTCCGGGCCGCAGAGCGGGTTGCGGGTCACGGCCTGGAGCAGGACCCCGGCGGCTGCGAGAAACGCACCCGCGCCGAGCGCGATCAGGAGGCGGGGCGCCCTGAGATCTAGATTCGCGAGCACCTCGCTGGGGGAAAGCGAGAGGCCGTCGCCGAAGACCAGACCGGCGAGCAGGATTGCGGGAAGCGCGATGGCGATGCCGCCGGCAAGAGAAAGACCGCCGAGCCGCTTCGACAGGCCGGGATCGCGATGCCTTCGCTCCGCGCCGGTGCGGGCGACCCGCAGGACGACCAGCATGGCCGGCGCGCCGAAACACGCGATGACCGTTCCCGTCGGCAGGACCGTTCCGCTGGTGGAGAGAAGCTGGACCGTCACGTCCGCAAGCAGGACCGCGTTGGCTCCCCATAGCGCCGACAGAGGCAGGACGCGGCGATGGCGCGTCAGGCCCAATGCGCGCAGGAGATTGGGAATGGCAAGCCCGACGAAGCCAACGGGACCGGCAAGCGCGACCGCCGCGCCCGACAGGACGACGCTTGCCGCAAGTCCGAGCAGCGTCGTTATCCGGGTCATGCCGAGGCTTCTTGCGGCATCGTCCCCGAGCGCAAGCAGATCGAGCGCGCGGGTCGTTCCCAGCAGAAGGGCCAGCGCCGCCAGGATCGCCGGGCCGGCGGTCGCGACCTTCTGCCAGCCCGTCTGGTCGAGAATGCCGGACGACCAGAGGACCAGCCCGGAGGCGCGCTCGTCGGCCATCAGCACGATCGCCGAAGCGAGCGCGGAGAAACTGAGCGAGATCGCGACGCCGGCCAGCGCCAGGCGGACGGGCGGGGCGCGAAATCCGCCACCCAGCGTCAGGCAGGCGGCCGCGCCGGCCATGCCGCCGAGGACGGTGGCCGCAAGCGACGGCATCTGAAAGGGCAGGAGCAGCGTGGCGATGACGAGGGCGAGATGCGCCCCGCTGGTGACGGAGAGGATATCGGGAGCGGCAAGAGGGTTGCGCAGCGTGGTCTGCATCACCGCGCCGGCGACCGCCAGTGCGGCGCCGATCAGCATCGCGGCGGCAACACGCGGGGCGCGGACCGTTTCCAGTATGGCTTGCGGCAGGGTCGCCGGGCGATGCGGGAAAGCCAGCACATCGGACCAGCCGATAAGGCTGCTGCCGAGCCGGAGATCCAGCACTGCGAGGACGAGCAGCAGGAAGAGGCCGGTGAGCCACAGGCCATTGCCGGAGACGGCTCCAGACATGGCCTTCGATATGGGCAGCCTCGCACCCGTCATCGCACGTCCCGGTTGTCGTCGATCCAGTCGACCAGGCAGAAGGGCCGGCCGTCGCGCGGGTGCGGCACCACGTCGACCTTGCAGCCGAAGGCTTCCGAGAGGAGGGCCGGCGTCAGGGTTTCGGCCGGCGTGCCGATGGACAGCACCTCGCCCTTGCGCATCAGTACGACGTCGTCGGCCAGGTCCATGACCTGGTTGAGGTCGTGGAGGACGGCCACGATCGTCAGTCCCTCGCGCCGGTTGAGGCGGCGCAGCAATGTCAGTAATTCGGCCTGGTGGCGAATGTCGAGAAAGCTCGTCGGCTCGTCGAGGAAA
Coding sequences within:
- a CDS encoding multidrug effflux MFS transporter is translated as MTILSGRSEAVTPAAPVRTPLWLLALITLSGTLAMHIFVPALPLAARSLDATTHATQLTLSTYIAGLAVGQLVYGPVSDRYGRRPVLIAGMLIYTAASLAAFFAPTVEVLIVARLFQALGGCSGLVLGRALVRDGASGAEAARKLSLMNLMTMAGPGLSPLIGSALAETTGWRSIFVALTLLGLANLALIHALLRDRPTAGGKDVRQVMRNYLALLRSRAFLGYTIGGGCATTALYAYIGAAPFIFVNQLHRPTYEVGVYLAINVAGIWFGSLAASRAVSRMPTARLMILGNLISCIAATLFLAAALSGWLNVALAVMPMLVFSFGAGLASPAALTEALGVNPQAAGSASGLYGSAQMAIGAACTALGGLGGNPMLAAGSVLFGAGVVAQISFWLANRARA
- a CDS encoding MarR family winged helix-turn-helix transcriptional regulator — translated: MPSNPMLPLSSRRLGTLISLVSRQWRKAVDARLQAFGLSEATWLPLLRLAQAGRPMRQKDLAAVLTLDTSSVVRILANLDAAGLIEQHPDEEDRRAKAIAITAAGRALVRQVESVSQGIEDEVLAGITQTDLAISRHVLEQVCGQLLTMNESDRKS
- a CDS encoding iron ABC transporter permease, whose protein sequence is MTGARLPISKAMSGAVSGNGLWLTGLFLLLVLAVLDLRLGSSLIGWSDVLAFPHRPATLPQAILETVRAPRVAAAMLIGAALAVAGAVMQTTLRNPLAAPDILSVTSGAHLALVIATLLLPFQMPSLAATVLGGMAGAAACLTLGGGFRAPPVRLALAGVAISLSFSALASAIVLMADERASGLVLWSSGILDQTGWQKVATAGPAILAALALLLGTTRALDLLALGDDAARSLGMTRITTLLGLAASVVLSGAAVALAGPVGFVGLAIPNLLRALGLTRHRRVLPLSALWGANAVLLADVTVQLLSTSGTVLPTGTVIACFGAPAMLVVLRVARTGAERRHRDPGLSKRLGGLSLAGGIAIALPAILLAGLVFGDGLSLSPSEVLANLDLRAPRLLIALGAGAFLAAAGVLLQAVTRNPLCGPETLGLTQGAALFSLLALLAGLAPGSLPFQMVTAGGAFAALLLVLPFGLRRSPEKLVLAGVATAASLGAAGTLVVVEARLQTAEALSWLAGSTHGRGYEDALMLMPWLALLLFAAVAAARHLDTLALGDETARALGLASKGMRIVTIACAGLCVSVAVSSMGAVGFIGLLAPHAARLLTGPRHARLLPVAMILGALLLAMADIVGRSLIAPNELPAGLITALIGAPLFTLLLRPRSNGRASNR